CGATGTCGCGAATCGGCGCCTCCACGCCTGACGCGACGAAGACCGCGGCGGCCGAGTCGAGCAGTACCTCCTCGTTGCGTCGCGCGTCCGCCCGTTTGGGCCTGGGTGCGCGTCCTGCGCCCCGATCGCTGCCGCTCACCGCACCGTCCCCTTCGCTACCGACTTCACTATCGACTTCACTAAACGGTACACCGTCCCGTATATTCGATCCGGGACAGCGTCCCGTTTCTTGGTACCCACGGGACACGAGCGCCGAAGCGAAGGAAGAACTCTCCATGACCGCATCAGACATGGCGACGACGGACGTGGCCATCACCGCACCCGCGCCTGTCGTCTCGGTGAAGCCGGTGGCGCTGGAAGCACCGGGCCGTGGCGAGGACCTGCGGGTGAGGGTCTCCGCACCGACGACCGGGAGCGAACTGCCCGTCGTCGTCTTCTCGCACGGCTTCGGCTCGTCGCTGAACGGCTACGGCCCCTTGGCCGACTTCTGGGCCGCGCACGGTTTCGTGGTGATCCAGCCCACCCATCTGGACTCCAGGACAGTGGGCCTCCCGCAGGACGATCCCCGCACCCCGCGGCTCTGGCGTTTCCGCGTCGAGGACACGAAGCGGGTCCTCGACCAGCTCGATCTGCTGGAAGCCGCCGTTCCCGGACTCAGGGGCCGCCTCGACCGAAGCCGCATCGCCGCGGCCGGCCACTCCTTCGGCGGCCAGACGGCGGGCAATCTGCTGGGCCTGCGCGTCCTCGATCCGGTGAGCGGGGAGGGAGAGGACCTGTCCGACTCGCGGATCAAGGCAGGCGTGCTGCTCGCCACGGCCGGAAAGGGCGGAGCTGACCTGACACCGTTCGCAGCCGAGCACTTCCCGTTCATGAACCCGGACTTCGCGAACATGACCACGCCGGCCCTCGTGGTCGCCGGGGACAAGGACGACCTCCCGCTGTCCGTCAGGGGACCGGAGTGGCTTGCCGACCCGTACTTCCTGAGCCCGGGGGACAAGAGCCTGCTCACTCTGTTCGGGGCGGAACACTCGCTCGGCGGGATCGCCGGCTACGAGGCCCAGGAGACGACGGACGAGAACCCCCGGCGCGTCGCACTGATCCAGCGGTTCACGTGGGCCTACCTTCGCCATGCACTCGGCATCGACGACGCCGGCTGGACGGCGGCGCAAAAGGCCCTGGCGGAGAGCGCCGCCCCGATGGGCCGGCTCGAATCCAAGTGAAGCCCTGATTCCGTGCGCTACCGAAGCGGCCCGCGCTCGTCCACGTAGACGTCGGACTCCGCCAAGAACGCCCCGGCGCGCACCGGACCATAGGCGATGTTGAACGTGTCCAGCCAGTACGACCAGTCCTGCGTGCCCGCCATACTGCTGAAGCGGTAGTTGAGCTGCCAGCGGGCCCACTGCCCCGGCGCCAGGCGCACAGCCGGCGGCCGGCGCCGGCGGGGCGGCAGGCCGAGAAACGGCTGAACGCGGGGATGGATCCGCAAGCGGCCCTCGGCTTCCCGCAGTTGGACGTCGACGCGCCGCACGTCTTCCTGGCTCTCGCGCGGCACGAAACCGTCCCGCTCGCGCATGCGCACCACGTGCGCGGTGGAGGGCTCCAGCGGCGGTACGGCGAAGCCGACCGGGGTCGCGTTCCGCCGGGCCGCCATCTCGCCTCCCCGGGACGCCTTCGTCCAACTCGTCCGTACCCACTGGACGGTGATCTCCACGGGTTCTCCCCCACTCTGCGGGCGTCGGCCCGACCGTACGCGCTTTCAACCGGCCGCCCCGGGCCCGTCGTTCGCCGTTCGGCGTTCGGCGTTCGGCGTTCGGCGTTCGGCGTTCGGCGGGAGGTGGCGAGGACGCCCCTCCCCCACGGTCACGCGGAACGCCTCGTCGTGCGAGGCCATCGCGGCCCGCATGACCGTGCCCGCCCCGCCTCATCGCGGCTCCCGTGCCCTGCGCCGGTGGGCCTTCTGCCGGCAGGCGGCCCCGCAGAACCGGGCGGGGCGGCCGGTTCTGGCGGCGGGGACGGGAGCGCCGCACAGCTCGCAGGATTGTGTTTCGTTACGGTGCCCGTCGCCGCCACTCCGGGTTTCGTTATCCATTTTCGTTACGGCCCGCTCCGCACGCAGCCCGTCGCACACGACAGCCGTCAGCACCCCGGCCCCGGCGCCGCCCCCGCCTCCCTCGCTCCCGTCCTCCGCCTCGCTCCCGTCGCCCCCCTTGCGTCGCTGTTCCATCGCCGCACACCCCACCAGCAGCGCCTGCACCTCGGCGGCCGTGACATCGGATCTGACCGCACCGGCCGCCTGGGCCCGGTCCAGCAGCGTGGCCAGGATCCGGCCGAACTCGCGCCGGGCGTCCGGCATGGCCTCCGGCGCGCGGCCGTCCGGGGCCTCGCGGGCGAAGGCCTCACACAGAGCACGGTTGAGGGAGGCGCGCTCCACCACCCGCGTGACGAAACCGAAGAACACCGCCCCCGCGTCCGCCCCCTGCGGCGCCGCACGCCCACCGCCCCCAACGTCCCCACGACTCCCGGCGTCCCCGGCGCCCCCACCGCACCCGGCCGCGATCAGCTCCCGGCCCTCGGCGACGAATTCCTCGACGCTCTCGGCGATGACCGCCTCGAACAGCTCCCTCTTGGAGGGAAAATGCCGGTACACCGTTCCGGGGCCCACCCCCGCGCGCCGGGCGATCTCGCCGAGGGGCGCCATCCGGCCCTCGGCCGCGAACGACGCCCTGGCCGCCGCCAGCACCCGTGCCCTGTTCCGCCGGCCGTCGGCCCGCCCCGCCTGGGCCGGCGGCGAAGCCGCCTCCTGCGTCATGCCCTGTTCCCTCCACCGATCCGGCCCGGTTCGCTCCACCGGGCCGCACTGCTCCACCGGACCGCACTCGGCCTTACTTGACAACCGGGTCGCGCATTCCGCTACGTTAACCGGGTTGCTCGTTCCGATTGTATCCCGGAGGATCTCATGTCCACGGCCAGGAGCACCATCCTCGTCACCGGCGCGACCGGCCAGCAGGGCGGCGCCACCGCGGCGTGCCTGCTCGCCGGCGGCTGGCACGTCCGCGCACTCACCCGTAACGCTTCGGGGGCAGCCGCGCGCGCTCTCGCCGGGGCGGGCGCCGAGGTTCTGGTGGGCGACTTGGACGACCCCGCCTCCCTCCGCGCCGCCGCTGAGGGAGCCCACGGTGTCTTCAGCGTCCAGCCCACCCCCGGCATGCCCGGTCTCCCCGAGGACTACGGCCCCCCGGACGAGGTGCGCCGGGGCCGTGAGGTGGCGGACGCCGCACTCGCGGCGGGCGTCGGCCACCTCGTCTACGCCTCGGCCTTCGGCGCCGATCAGTCCAGCGGGCTGAGCACACTGGAGAGCAAGCGCGAGGTCGAAGAGCACATCGGCTCCCTCGGCATCTCCTCGACGGTGCTGCGCCCGTCCTCCTTCATGGAGAACCTGCTCCACCCCGTGTGGGGCCTGCGGGACGGTGCGCTGGCGACGCCCTACGAGCCGGACACCCGCCAGCAGTTCATCGCCCTCGCGGACATCGCGGCCTTCGCGGCCCTCGCGTTCGCGGCCCCCGCGCGCTTCCGCGGACGCGCGCTCGACCTCGCGGGCGACACCCTCACCCCGCCCGAGACGGCCGCGGCGATCAGCCGCGCCACCGGGCAGACCGTCCCCTACATCCAGATCCCCATCGAGGCCGTCCGCGCACAGAGCGAGGAGGCGGCGCGGGGCATCCAGTCGCTCAACGACGGCCTGTACTCGCTGGTCGACACCGAGGCGCTGCACGAACTCCACCCCGGCCTGCTGACCTTCGACGCCTGGCTGGAGCGCACCGGCGCCGCCGCCCTCACCACCGTGCTCGCGCCCGCATCCCGCTGACCGGAAGGAGCTGACGGGAGAGGCCGGCGGGGAGGGGGAAGATACGGGTGGCCCGCTGCCGGGCGTCCTGCTTGGATGCCGGGCATGCGCAGAGACTTGCCGGAGGGCTACGAGATCTCGACCGACCCCGCCCGCCTCGACACCGACCTGATCCACCAATGGCTGTCGCAGGACGCCTACTGGTCGCGCGGACGCACCCGGGACAAGCAGCTCGCGGCCATCGAGGGGTCACTCAACTTCGGGATCTACGACGGTGCGTCCGGCGCCCAGGTCGGCTATGCCCGCGTGATCACCGACCGGGCGGTCTTCGCGTATCTGTGTGACGTCTACATCGCCCCCGACAGCCGGGGCAAGGGGCTGGGTACGGCGCTGGCGACCGCCGTACGGGACCACCTCGCCCCCTACCGCCTCGGCCGCGTCATGCTGGCCACCGCGGATGCCCACACCCTCTACGCCAAGCTGGGCTTCGCTCCCCTGGAAGATCCCTCGCTCTGGATGGTGCTGGGTGACCAGTGACCGGATGGTGCCGGGTGAGCGGTGAGCGGAGCGCAGCCGCACGGCGGCGGACGCGTCCCCTCCTTCGCTGACGGGGCGCCCCGAACGCCGTCGCCTCACGCCTCCCCCTCCAGCTCCTCCAGACGGCGGTCCAGTGCCGCACGTTCGCGGACGGCGTGGAGGCGGTCCTCGTGGGAGGCGTCGATGATGTCGAGGAAGATCTGGTCGAGGCCGGGACACTCCTCGCTCAGCCCGCGTTTGATGCGGACGAGCGCGATCTCGACGGCTTCGCTGTCCAGGTCCGGAACGAGGTCGACGCGTGCGGCGAGCATCACCGAGTCGGGCCCCAGGTGCATGGTGAGGGCCGCGGTGACGGTGTCGATCTCGGGCTGTGCGTCAAGGTAGTCGCGGACGCGGCGCTGCATGGCCGGATCCGCCGCCTCGCCGATCAGCTGAGCCTTGGCGCTCCGGCCGAGGGCGTACGCGATGTAGACCAGCAGCGTCCCGATGAGCAGCGAGGCGACCGCCTCGTAGACGACCTCGCCGGTGACCATGTGGAGCCCCACCCCGACGAGCGCGAGCACCACACCGAGGCAGGCGGTGCCGTCCTCGGCGAGGACCGTGCGCAGCGCCGGGTCGTTGCTGCGCCGCACCTCGGTCGCCATGTCCCGGCCCGCCGCACGGGCCTGCGCGCGCACTTGGAGCAGGGCCCGCACCAGCGAGGCGCCCTCCGCCAGCAGCGCGACGAACAGCACCACCAGCCCGACGGCATAGCCGGTCATCGTCTCGGAGCTGCCCGAGCTGAGGGCCTCGAAGCCCTGGAAGAAGGAGAAGCAGCCTCCTGTGACGAAGATCCCGACGGCCGCGATCAGCGACCAGAAGAACCTCTCCTTGCCGTAGCCGAACGGGTGCCCGGCGTCGGCGGGCCGCTTGCTGCGCTTGAGCGAGGCGAGAAGGAAGACCTCGTTGAGGCTGTCGGCGACCGAGTGCGCCGCCTCCGACAGCAGCGCCGGGGAGCCCGAGAGCAGACCACCGGCCAGCTTGGCCACGGCGATCAGCAGATTGGCTCCCAGTGCCACCCAGACGGTGACCTTTGTCTCGCCGTCCCTGCCCGTGTCCGCCCGCGCGTCCTGCCCGCTCATCGGCTCCCTCTCGGCGTCGTCGTCGCTCACCGAGGCCAGGTACCCCCGAGGCGGGGGCCGAGACGGGGAAGTCCGGGGGCGCGGGACCCGCTCACGGGGTCACGCGGGGATTGTTCGAGTCCCGGGCGCTCAGGCTTCCGGATACCTGGGACGTCTCAGGGCTTCATGGGCCCCGGGGTGCCGCACGGGCCTCAGACACTCCCCTGGGACGTGTCGGGCCCGTGCTGCCCGCCGCCGTCGGTGCCGGCGCCCGCACCGACGCCGGCGCTGATCTTCCGCAGGTCGTCGGACTGTGCCCGCACCCCTTCGGCGGCCTCACGAGCCGCGGCCAGCACGTCGCCCTGTTCTTCGATGAGGCTGTCGTAGATCGGCGCCCCGGGTTGGTGATCGGTCGGCATGGCGGCCGGTCCTCCCTGATACGTATGGATGTTCCATGGCCGTCGCGTAGACGACCGGTAGAGGACCATACGCGCCTCCGGCCGGGACCGGGCCCTCGGGGGAGCGGGAGGCGGCACGGCAGGATAGCGTGCACCGGTCAACATCGCGTTGATCTTCATCAGTCGGCACGCCCACGGGGGATAGAGCCATGTCCGCACCACCGCCGTACCACAACCAGCAGCCGCAGCAGCCGTACGGCTACCCGCAGCAGGGACACCCGCAGCAGTACGGACAGCAGCCCTACGGGCAACAGCCGTACGGCCAGCAGCCCTACGGGCAGCAGCCTCCGCCGCCGCGCGGGCCGCAGCGTCCGCAGCAGGCGAGCCCGCTGCGCGGGCTGATCGCGGCCGTCATCGTCCTGGCGATCTTCGGGGGCGGCGGCTGGTACGTGTGGAAGTACAACACCGACCCCAACGGCGGAAAGGCCAAGGCCGAGGCGTCACAGTCGGCCAAGGCCGAGGAGGACAAGAAGTACCAGCCGAACAAGGGCGACTGCGTCAAGATCAAGGACCCGCAGGGCGACCCGGTGGCGGAGATCGTCGACTGCGGCTCTTCCGAGGCCGAGTACAAGACGGGCGAGAAGCTGTTCGGCCCCGGCAAGGAGTGCCAGGCCCCCTACGACTACGGCATCCAGTACTCGGGCCGCCGCACCACCGACTTCACGCAGTGCTTCACCAAGATCTGAGCCGGCCCGGCCCGATCCGCGACGGGCGCTACCGTCCCGGACGCGGCCGGGCCGCCGTCCCGGCCTGCTGCTCGCGGCGGGGCCGCGGCAAAAGCGCGGCCCAACTGCGGTAGGCACACGACCAGCCGTCCGGTCTCCGTCCCGGGCAGGCCGGGGCACCCGGCCGGGGCCGCGCAGGACCAGCGGGGCGGGGAAGCCGTGGAGCGGCCCCCGCCCACGGGACGCGGTGGCCGATACCCGCCCGCCCCCGCCGAGGTGGATCACCGGCGCCTCGCAGCGGCCCCCGGCTGCCCGCTCTGCCGTCCACGCCGTCGACCAGCGCACAACCGACGCCGTTCCGGAGCGGCGTCTCGCCCGGTTCTTCGCCGGCCACGACCACATGGTCGCGGCACCGGAGGAGTGGGCGCGCGTCGCTCTCCGGCCTGTCCGGCGGATCCTTCTGTTGCCCTCTCTCTGGGTGCTGAGCAGGGGGTGCCCCTGCCTGCACTGTGCAGAGTGCGAGTGGGTGGGGGCTGGTCGCGCCCACGCGGCGAAGCCGCATGTATGACACAGCACCCCGCCCCCTCGGGACTCGCACCCGCGCCGGGCACGCATGATCCGCCGGACACGCCTAGCCGTTCACCAGCGCGGCCACCAAGCGCTCCATGAGGGGCCGTGGGTCAGTCGTGCCCGGCCAGCTCGTCATCAGGAGGTGGTGGGCGGTGCCGACGACGGCGAGGGCCGCGGTGTGCGGGTCGGCGGTCTCCGCGATCCGACCGAGCCTCTGTTCGACCTTCAGGTAGTCGGTGACGGCTTCCTGGATCGCGGTGAAGCCGGGCGCCCCGCCTTCAAGAGCCTCGCGGATGCGCAGCGTGGCGGCGGGGCGGGTCATGGCGAGGCCCGACACCGCCGGGCCGCCGGAGTCGAACAGCGCGAGGACGACGGCGTCGAGGTTCCGCGCCACGGTGCCCTGCCCGGCGAGTCCCGACAGCGCCCGTGCCTTCACAGCCGTCCGGGCGAACCGGTCCAGGCACAGCTCGGCGACGAACTCGTCGAGCCCCGCGAAGTGCGCGTGCAGCAACCCCTTGGCGCAGCCCGCCTCGGTGGTGACGGCCCGGCTGGTGAGCGCGCCGGGCCCGTCCCTCTCCACGACGCGCTCGGCCGCCGCGAACAGCCGCTCGCGTACGTCCGGTGTCGCCACTCCACGCGGTGACATGGGCCTCTCTTCCGTCCTGCTTCTCTCGCCCTCAAGGGGCACAGCTCGTGGATGGTAGCGGGGATTGCCAGTTTGGGCACACGCCCATACTGTTTGGGCGCACGCCCATTCTCCGTCATCCACCGCAGGAGGCACCCGTGCCGGACGTCGTCAACATCGAGCAGGCACAGGCATGGAACGGCCCCGAAGGCACCCACTGGGCCCGTAACCAGGACCGCTGGAACGCCGTGAACGAGGGCTTCAACGAGCCACTGCTCGACGCCGCCGGGATCACCGGGGACCACCGGGTCCTCGACCTGGGCTGCGGCTCCGGACAGACCACGCGCCTCGCCGCGCTCAGAGCGCCCCGAGGGCACGCGCTGGGCCTCGACCTGTCCGGCCCGATGCTGGCCGAGGCGCGGGCCCACGCGGAGCGGGAGGGCATCACCAACGCCTCTTTCACACAGGGCGACGCGCAGGTGTACCCCTTCGAAGCGGGCGCGTTCGACGCGGCGATGAGCCGCTACGGGGTGATGTTCTTCGCCGACCCCGTAGCGGCCTTCGGCAACGTCGGCCGGACCCTGCGGCCCGGCGGGCGCCTCGCGTTCGTCTGCCCGGCCGATGCCGCGCTCAACGGCTGGGTGGCGGCGATGGCGACGTTGCACGACTTCCTGCCGGCCGGCGACTTCGGCCGGCCGGGGCTGCCCGGCATGTTCTCCCTGGCGGCCCCGGACCATATCCGCGCGGTCCTCGCCGCGGCCGGATTCACCAGCGTCACCGTCGACCAGGCACAGGCGTACGGGACATGGGGACACGGAGCCGAGGACGCGGCGGAGTTCCTGCTGGGAACAGGCCCCGGGCGCCACTTGATGGAGCAGGCCGACGCGACCGCACGAGTCCGCGCCCGCCGCACCCTGACGGAACACCTGCGCGCCCACGAGGCGGCGGACGGCACGGTCCGACTGCGCAGCACATCGTGGCTGGTCACAGCGGACCGCCCGGCCGGCCCTGCCGGACAGAGCGGCTGAGGCGTGTCCGGCGGATCTTTCAGTTGCCCTCTTTCCTGGTGCTGAGCAGGGGGTGCCCCTGCCTGCACTGTGCAGAGTGCGAGTGGGTGGGGGCTGGTCGCGCCCACGCGGCGAAGCCCCATGTATGACACAGCACCGCGCCCCTTCGGGGCTCGCCCCGGCGCCGGGCACGCATGATCCGCCGGACAGGCCGTAGGGATGTGGCCGCACGCCGCGCGGCCGGGGTGCGGACGCCGCCGTCCGCCTCGGCGACGGCCACCAGATCGGGGCTCCCGGCGCGGACGTCGCGGTCGAGAAACGACTCGGCCCGCACCGATCCGGCTCCCGCCGGGTCGTAGCCGCCCGGCGAGAAGGCCGTACCCACGCCGAAGCCGAACACGGCGAGCGCGGCGAACATGGCGAGCAGCGGCGCGAGCACGGCCGATCGCCGAGCAGCCGGCGCGGTCTGCCGTACGCGTAGGCGGCGCACCGGGCGAGCGGGCCGGAATTCTCCGCCTCTCCCGTGTCCCTACTCTTATGCCCTTCACGGGAGAGGCGACGGGATCGGGAACGGAATACTTATTGCGGCCGGAGAGATGCGGGCCGTTCGGCCTCTTTTCTCTCGCGCATTGCGGGCCGAACGGGCGAACGGGCGACGCTTCCCCGGGGCTGTGGTTTTCGGCCGCGCGGGGACCGTGGCCCAGGGTGCACCGGATATCGCACCTCCGTCACACGTCAGTGTGAGAATTTCCCCCCGGGCCGCACCGATAGTTTTTCTCGCCGATATGGACAGTACTGTCATCGGCCGAGGGCGAGCGAGCATGCGGTGTCGCGGCGAAACCAATTCCCTCGCGCATTCGTCAGGTCCCTGAAACACGCACATCATGAGGTTCCATGCTGTGGCCCACGCATTTCCTCCTGGGCGAGAAGGATCTCGTCTTCCGGCGGTCCGGGGAGATCATGAAGCCGGTCTCGCTGTTCGTCTCCCCCGCGACGAGGATGCTGCTGAGCAGCGAGGGGCTCACCACCACGCTCCTGGGCGCCTTGGTGGGCAGCCGGGTGCGGGTACGGCACGCGGAGTGCCGGCGGGTGCCGGGCAGCGCGGCACCCGCCGGGGCCGCCACGCTGCTGGGCGCCGGTGACAAGAGCCAACTGCTCGTCAGGTGCTCGCAGTTGAGCACGGACGTGGACGGGAACGGGAGCGGGAACGGGGACGGGAACGGGGACGGGGACGGGCCCACCGTGTCGATGAACCTGGTGGTGGCCCGGCTGGAGAAGTGCGCGGGGCTCGAACGCTGCCTCACCGACGCCACGGTTCCGCTGGGCGAGGCACTGCACGGCGTGGGCACGGGTCATCGGCGCACGGTCCTGGATGTGGGTTGCCGCCCGTGGCCGGAGGCCGCCGGCCGGCTCGCGGCCTTCAAGACGTACGTCCTGTGGCACCGCGACGATCCGGTGCTGGCGATCAACGAGCTGTTCAACCCGGATCTCGTCCCGGCGGCGGTACGCGGCGCGGGGCATTCGCGGTGAGCGCGACCGCCACAAGGCGCCGTGAGTACGGCGGGCCTCCTACGGGCCTGCCGGAGTGGCGGGCACGGCGCTCGCCTGCTGGTTCACCCTGCCGGCTCCCGCGCTGCGGCTGCCGCGGGAGCCCTCCTCTCAGCAGGCGAGCACCTGTTCAACCGGCCTTCCATCCAGCCCGTTCTCGTCCTCACCTCCTTCGCGTGCCCGCTTGTCCTGCCACCCCGAACCGTCCGCCCGCGCTCGCGGGTTCAGCTCAACCGGCGGACTTTCCGGATGACTTGGGGTGGGTCAGGTCGTAGAAGACGGCGTCGCCGACGGTGACCTTCTTGTAGTGCTTCTGCACCCACGAGCTGATGCTGGAGGAAGTACCCGATCCGCCGGGGCCGCCGCCGCTGCCGCCGCCCGAGCTGCCGACGAAGTAGTGGATCTTCCCTTCCCGCACGTACTTCTTGAAGCCCGCGAGCGTCGGATACGGGTCGCTGCCGTTGAAGCCACCGAGCGCCATGACCGGCTTGCCGGTGGCGAGTTGGTAGCTGGCGGCGTTCTGGGAGCCGACCGCCGCCGCGGCCCAGATGTAGTCCCCCGCGTTCTTCTCCAGCAGCTTCTCGGCCTTGGAGTTGACCTGGCTCCCGTTGAGGAGACCGCCCATGCCGCCACCGCCGCGCATGCCGCCACCGCCGCCGGGGCGCGCGCCTCGCGCGTTGGACTTCCCCTTGCCCTGGCCCTGTGCCTTGCCCTTGCTCTGTCCCTGGTTGCCCTGGCCGCCCTGGGGAAAGCCGCCCTGGCCGGGGGTGCCGCCGGGCATGCCGCCGTTGCCCTGAGCCGGGGGCCGGCCCTGGCCGTTCTGCTGGTTCTTGCCGGTGTTGCCGTTGGCTGTGTTGTTGGGGTTGTTGCCGTTGTTGCCGTTGCCGCCCGGGGCGCCCTGCGGGGGCTGGAAACCGCCGCCCCGGCCCGG
This sequence is a window from Streptomyces sp. NBC_01775. Protein-coding genes within it:
- a CDS encoding alpha/beta hydrolase family protein; protein product: MTASDMATTDVAITAPAPVVSVKPVALEAPGRGEDLRVRVSAPTTGSELPVVVFSHGFGSSLNGYGPLADFWAAHGFVVIQPTHLDSRTVGLPQDDPRTPRLWRFRVEDTKRVLDQLDLLEAAVPGLRGRLDRSRIAAAGHSFGGQTAGNLLGLRVLDPVSGEGEDLSDSRIKAGVLLATAGKGGADLTPFAAEHFPFMNPDFANMTTPALVVAGDKDDLPLSVRGPEWLADPYFLSPGDKSLLTLFGAEHSLGGIAGYEAQETTDENPRRVALIQRFTWAYLRHALGIDDAGWTAAQKALAESAAPMGRLESK
- a CDS encoding cation diffusion facilitator family transporter, whose protein sequence is MSDDDAEREPMSGQDARADTGRDGETKVTVWVALGANLLIAVAKLAGGLLSGSPALLSEAAHSVADSLNEVFLLASLKRSKRPADAGHPFGYGKERFFWSLIAAVGIFVTGGCFSFFQGFEALSSGSSETMTGYAVGLVVLFVALLAEGASLVRALLQVRAQARAAGRDMATEVRRSNDPALRTVLAEDGTACLGVVLALVGVGLHMVTGEVVYEAVASLLIGTLLVYIAYALGRSAKAQLIGEAADPAMQRRVRDYLDAQPEIDTVTAALTMHLGPDSVMLAARVDLVPDLDSEAVEIALVRIKRGLSEECPGLDQIFLDIIDASHEDRLHAVRERAALDRRLEELEGEA
- a CDS encoding NmrA family NAD(P)-binding protein, which gives rise to MSTARSTILVTGATGQQGGATAACLLAGGWHVRALTRNASGAAARALAGAGAEVLVGDLDDPASLRAAAEGAHGVFSVQPTPGMPGLPEDYGPPDEVRRGREVADAALAAGVGHLVYASAFGADQSSGLSTLESKREVEEHIGSLGISSTVLRPSSFMENLLHPVWGLRDGALATPYEPDTRQQFIALADIAAFAALAFAAPARFRGRALDLAGDTLTPPETAAAISRATGQTVPYIQIPIEAVRAQSEEAARGIQSLNDGLYSLVDTEALHELHPGLLTFDAWLERTGAAALTTVLAPASR
- a CDS encoding helix-turn-helix domain-containing protein encodes the protein MTQEAASPPAQAGRADGRRNRARVLAAARASFAAEGRMAPLGEIARRAGVGPGTVYRHFPSKRELFEAVIAESVEEFVAEGRELIAAGCGGGAGDAGSRGDVGGGGRAAPQGADAGAVFFGFVTRVVERASLNRALCEAFAREAPDGRAPEAMPDARREFGRILATLLDRAQAAGAVRSDVTAAEVQALLVGCAAMEQRRKGGDGSEAEDGSEGGGGGAGAGVLTAVVCDGLRAERAVTKMDNETRSGGDGHRNETQSCELCGAPVPAARTGRPARFCGAACRQKAHRRRAREPR
- a CDS encoding class I SAM-dependent methyltransferase, which produces MPDVVNIEQAQAWNGPEGTHWARNQDRWNAVNEGFNEPLLDAAGITGDHRVLDLGCGSGQTTRLAALRAPRGHALGLDLSGPMLAEARAHAEREGITNASFTQGDAQVYPFEAGAFDAAMSRYGVMFFADPVAAFGNVGRTLRPGGRLAFVCPADAALNGWVAAMATLHDFLPAGDFGRPGLPGMFSLAAPDHIRAVLAAAGFTSVTVDQAQAYGTWGHGAEDAAEFLLGTGPGRHLMEQADATARVRARRTLTEHLRAHEAADGTVRLRSTSWLVTADRPAGPAGQSG
- a CDS encoding LppU/SCO3897 family protein codes for the protein MSAPPPYHNQQPQQPYGYPQQGHPQQYGQQPYGQQPYGQQPYGQQPPPPRGPQRPQQASPLRGLIAAVIVLAIFGGGGWYVWKYNTDPNGGKAKAEASQSAKAEEDKKYQPNKGDCVKIKDPQGDPVAEIVDCGSSEAEYKTGEKLFGPGKECQAPYDYGIQYSGRRTTDFTQCFTKI
- a CDS encoding TetR/AcrR family transcriptional regulator, whose product is MSPRGVATPDVRERLFAAAERVVERDGPGALTSRAVTTEAGCAKGLLHAHFAGLDEFVAELCLDRFARTAVKARALSGLAGQGTVARNLDAVVLALFDSGGPAVSGLAMTRPAATLRIREALEGGAPGFTAIQEAVTDYLKVEQRLGRIAETADPHTAALAVVGTAHHLLMTSWPGTTDPRPLMERLVAALVNG
- a CDS encoding GNAT family N-acetyltransferase; translation: MRRDLPEGYEISTDPARLDTDLIHQWLSQDAYWSRGRTRDKQLAAIEGSLNFGIYDGASGAQVGYARVITDRAVFAYLCDVYIAPDSRGKGLGTALATAVRDHLAPYRLGRVMLATADAHTLYAKLGFAPLEDPSLWMVLGDQ